Below is a genomic region from Enterobacter hormaechei subsp. xiangfangensis.
CGGGTGTCTGCCGTCTCTTTCACCAGATCCAGCGCGCCGGTTCCGGTCAGCGCCAGCAGTGACGAAGTGCCCTGCATGTCGTCCAGCGAGAGCTGACCGTTGTCGAGGGCAAGCTCACTGGTAAAGCTGTCGAGACGGGTTGCGCTGTCGTAGTTTTCATTCGCTTTCACGCTGCTGCTGCGCTCTACCGCCTGCTGCACCAGCTGCTGGAAGTTCAGCCCTTCCATGCGCGTATCTTTCAGCTCAACGTGCGCCTGCCCCTGCCAGCTACGACGGAAGGCATCCGCATCAATCTTCGTGCCAGAGAAATCCCCTGCCAGCGACAGCTGCCCCGTGAGGGCAATTGGGTAATTAAAGGCTTTCAGGATGGTGCCAATTTCAACGTTTTCCAGACGCGGCTGGAACGCGGCGCTGGCAACGTCTTTGCGTACATCCAGCGTGCCCGGCAGCGAGAGGTTCCCTGCTCCCATTTTTCCGCTGAGCTCGGAGATGACCAGCAGGCCGTTGTGGTTGAACATCTGGCTGCTGACGTCGGTAAAATCAATTCCACGCCAGCGCACGCTGTTCGCTTTCAGCAGAATGTCGGCGGTAAATCCGCGCAGGCCGTTGTAGTCAGGCAGATCGAGATTTGAGGAGATCACCGGACGCGACTGCGTGGCCTGGCTTTGCCCTACCTGCGTGGCTCCCTCATCGGTCGCGTTCACCGGTTGGAGCGGAAGCAAGTTCTCGAGATTCAGCTTGTCGAATTGCAGATCCAGCACCCACTTAGGTTTCTCATCAAGCGTGACGCTCGCCTGCCCCTTCAGGGAACTGTCGTTGGCCTGGAGGTTGAGCGCGTTCAGTTCGAGCTGTTTGCGCTCTTCATGCCACACCGCCTGCATCGTGCCCTGGCCGGCAATCCCCTTCGCGGGTAAATCCGCGCCGGTCAGCTGCCAGTTGAGCTGCTGAACGTCCGCCGTCAGCTGGTGCGGATAGTCAGAAGCGTTCACGTTTGCGTTCATCGACAGGTTGAGATCGCGCTGATTGCGGTTGATCCGCCCGGAGAACTCCATGGTGGCGTGATGATTGGCGTCCTGCTCCATCCTGAGATTGATATTGCGTACGGTGATCTGTTCGTCATCCTCATGCTGGAAAACCAGCACGCTGTCAGCAACTTTCAGATTACCAATATCGAACGACCAGCCGGTATCAGAGGGGACGTCAGGCAAGGTGTTTTCACGCGGTGCGACCGGCGCATCCGCCTGACGAACGGCTTCGGTTTGCGGCGTAAGCTGAATCACCGCCCCTTTCAGCATCACCTGTTCAACCTGGAGCTGATGGGATAAGAGCGGGATGAGCGCAACATCAAGACGCATGTTATCCGCCGTCACCAGCGGCTGCGCGGCGCCCGGCGCGGTGAGCGACATACGTCCGGAGAGAATGCTGAGCTGCGGCCAGACGTGCCAGCGCAGGGGCCCGTCCAGCTTGAGTTCATACCCGCTGCGCGCTTCCACCTGCCGCACCATGTAGGCCCGGAAGTCATTCGGGTTAACCAGCAGCACCAACGCTGAAAGGCCAGCCACCAGCACCACCAGCAAAATCATCAGCGTTGTCAGAACTCTTCTCATGGCTTCCTCAGTGAACTCACAGATCAGTCTTTATCGATACGACTGGCAACCGCACCCTGCTGGTCGCGATATTTTGCGTCCTGACGGCGGTTATAAGGACGGTCTGCCGGGCCGGTCAGCGGTTCGAAGCTCAACGCACCAATCATCATTCCCGGACGAAGCGCCAGCGGCAGTTTACCGGCGTTAAAGAACTCCAGCACGATACGGCCCGACCAGCCCGGATCGATACGGTGCGCGGTGACGTGCACCATCAGGCCCAGACGCGCCAGGGAAGAGCGTCCGTCAAGCCAGCCGACCAGATCCGCTGGCAGCGTGACCGATTCAAAGGTCACCGCCAGCGCCAGTTCGCCAGGATGGAGATAAAACGCCTCTCCTTCGTCGATGACGATTTCGTCGCTCATGACGCGATCCAGCGCCGCGCTGACTTCGTCTTTCGGCCCGCTGAGGTCGATAAACGGTGCCGTGTGGCCGCTGAAGGTGCGGAATTTATTCCCCAGACGCACATCGACGGTCACGCCGTTAATACGCTCAACCGGCGGACGCGGGGTGATAGACAGGCGGCCTTCATCCAGCCAGGCTTCTATATCGCGGTCACAAAGACGCATGGCACTTTCTCCTTTCGTGCATCGCGCCCTGAAGCCTTACGGCGTCAGGGCAAAACCAGGTTATCTCTGAACGGTACACAATTCACACGGCTTATTCAAAAAACTGACTGATTTTCGCTTTTAAGATATCAATGGCAATACGGTTTTTACCGCCACGAGGCACGATAATATCGGCGTATTGTTTCGAAGGCTCAATAAATTGCAGGAACATCGGGCGAACGGTTTTCTGATATTGCGCCATCACCGAGTCCATGGAGCGGCCGCGTTCGTTAACGTCGCGTTTGATACGCCGCATCAGGCAGATATCCAGAGGGGTGTCGACGAAAATCGAGAAGTTCATTGATTCGCGCAGACGGGCGTCGGTGAGCAGCAAAATCCCTTCAAGGATAATCACCTTCTTGGGCTCGATACGGATCGTTTCCTGGGTGCGGGTATGTTCCACGTAGCTGTAGACGGGCAGCTCAATTGCCTCGCCGCGCTTTAGCGCTTCCAGATGCTGGAACAGCAGGCTGTGATCCATCGCACTGGGGTGGTCGTAGTTGGTTTTTACGCGCTCTTCCATCGAAAGATGGGATTGATCTTTGTAATAGCTATCTTCGGGAATAACACCGATATGCTCATCACCCACTTGTTCACGCAGTTCGCGATAAAGCGTACTGGCAATAAGACTTTTACCTGAAGCCGATGCGCCGGCGATGCCTATGATGACGCACTGATGAGACTTATCAGTCATAAATTTAGCGACCTGATTAACCTGGATGTAAGGAAGGACGACGCCGGAGCGTCAAACGCGGCAATTATAGGGATTTCGGGGGCGTGATACCAGTCGAATGCGCAGGTTATGCGAGGCGGGCTGAAAAGCGCCGTTTCACGCCTTTAGCGAAATTTTTACGCGCGGATTTTCACCATTTCATCACCATTCTTCGCAGAGTAACTATTTTATAAGTCTATGAAGTCAAAATCTGAGCACTCGGCATATGAATTGTAAAATGTTTGTACTAGCATAAACCAAATTATTAATTTCACGCGTCCGGACCTGGCTCCTGACAACATGGCGTCCCTGGATAGAGCGGTAATGAATAAACAATACCAGCGGGTTTTGGTTACTACCCCACATCCTTTACTGCGGCTTGTCTGTCTGGGTCTGGTCACGTTCATCTTCACCTTATTTTCCCTCGAACTGACTCGCTTCGGTACGCTGCTGGCGCCATTGTGGTTCCCGACTTCAATAATGATGGTAGCGTTTTACCGCCACGCGGGAAAAATGTGGCCCGGCATTGCCCTCGCCTGCTCTTTTGGCAATATCTTTGCCTCGTGGATGCTCTTTTCATGGGCATCGCTCAACATCACCTACACGGCGATTAATATCATTGAGGCCACGGTTGGCGCGCTGTTACTGCGTAAACTGCTCCCCTGGTATAATCCGCTGCAAAACCTCAACGACTGGGTCCGGCTTGCCCTCGGCAGTGCCCTTGTGCCGCCGCTGGTGGGGGGCGTTCTGGTTCATTTTCTGGTGCCGAGCGCGGAGCCGCTGCGTAATTTCCTTGTCTGGGTACTTTCAGAGGCCATTGGCGCGCTGGCGCTGGTGCCTTTAGGTCTGCTGTTTAAACCGCATTACCTGCTGCGCCACCGCAATCCGAAACTGCTGCTGGAAACGCTGGTGACCCTGGTCGTTACGCTGGTTCTTTGCTGGACGGCAATCACCTGGCTGCCGTGGCCATTCACCTGCATCATCGTTCTGCTGATGTGGAGCGCGGTACGTCTGCCGCGTATGGAAGCGTTCCTGATATTTTTATTCACCATCATGATGGTGTCCCTGATGATGGCGCGAAATCCGCTCTCCATGACGCCCTCCTCCATGATCGTCACCTTCAACGCGCCGTGGCTCCCCTTCCTGATGATGCTGCTCCCCGCCAATATTATGACGATGGTGATGTATGCCTTCCGGGCCGAGCGTAAACATATTACGGAAAGCGAAGAACGTTTTCGTAATGCGATGGAATATTCCGCGATTGGTATGGCGCTGGTGGGCATTGAGGGCCAGTGGCTCCAGGCCAACAAGGCGCTGTGCAATTTCCTCGGTTACAGCCAGTCTGAACTCCAGTCGCTCACGTTTCAGCAGTTAACCTGGCCAGAAGATTTAAATACCGACCTGGAGCAGTTGGGACAGCTGATTAACGGGGAGATCAATAGCTACAGCCTCGAAAAACGCTACTACACTCGCAGCGGAGAGGTGGTGTGGGCGCTGCTGGCCGTCTCCGTTGTGCGCCATGCCGACGGCACCCCGCTCTACTTTATTGCCCAGATTGAAGATATCAACGACCTGAAACAGACCGAGTGGGTCAATAAGCGTCTGATGGAGCGTATCACCCTCGCGAACGAAGCCGGTGGCATAGGGATATGGGAGTGGGATCTCGAGCCGGACGTGATCAGCTGGGATAAGCGGATGTTTGAGCTGTACGAGATCCCCCCGCACATTAAACCCACCTGGCAGCTCTGGCATGCGGCCATGGTGCCTGAAGATCGCACCCACGCCGAACAGGTGCTGCGAGAATCCCTTCAGGCCAGGGTGCCTTTCAAGCTGGAATTTCGCATTCGCGTCAAGGATGGCATCCGCCACATTCGTTCGCTGGCGAACCGGGTACTGAACAAACAGGGCGAAGTGGAGCGGCTGTTAGGGATCAACATGGATATGACCGAGGTGAAGCAGCTGAACGAGGCGCTGTTCCAGGAAAAAGAGCGCCTGCATATCACCCTCGACTCCATCGGCGAAGCGGTGCTGTGCACCGATATCGACATGAACATCACCTTTATGAACCCGGTCGCCGAGAAGATGAGCGGCTGGTCGCAAAGCGAAGCGCTGGGTCAGCCCGTTCTGAAGGTGCTGCACATTACCTTCGGCGAGAACGGTCCGTTAATGGAAAACATCCACAGCGGCGATATGTCCCGTACCGATATCGAACAGGACGTGGTGCTTAACTGCCGCAATGGCGGCAGTTTCGACATTCATTACAGCATTACCCCCCTCAGCACTCTGGAAGGTAACACCATCGGCTCGGTGCTGGTGATTCAGGACGTGACCGAGTCGCGCAAAATGCTGCGCCAGCTGAGTTACAGCGCCTCACATGACGCCCTGACCCACCTGGCGAACCGCGTCAGCTTTGAAAACCATCTGAAGCGTCTGTTGCAGACAGTACAGGAGACCCATCAGCATCACGCGCTGGTCTTTATCGATCTTGACCGTTTTAAGGCGGTGAACGATACCGCAGGTCACGCGGCGGGCGACGCGCTCCTGCGCGAACTCTCTTCGCTGATGCTGACTATGCTGCGCTCCAGCGACGTGCTGGCGCGTCTGGGCGGCGACGAGTTTGGCCTGCTGCTGCCGGACTGCAACGTCGAAAGCGCACGCTACATTGCGGGCCGGTTGATCGACGCCATCAACAACTATCATTTTTCCTGGGAAGGACGCCTGCACCGCATTGGTGCCAGTGCGGGGATTACGCTGATTGACGACACCAATTATCAGGCTGCGGAAGTGATGTCTCAGGCCGATATCGCCTGCTACGCCTCGAAAAACAGCGGGCGCGGCGTGGTCACCGTCTACGAACCCCAGCAGGAGCGGATCCACAGCACGCGCAGCATGATGTCGCTGGATGAGCAGTGGCACATGATTAAAGATAACCATCTGCTGATGATCGCCCGCAGCGTCGCCTCGCCGCGCATTCCCGAGAGCAGTAGCTTCTGGCTGATTTCCTTGCGGCTGTGGACCAGCCAGGGGGAAGTGCTGGAAGAGCATGCCTTCCGCGCCGGGCTGGCGGAGCCGGAGCTGCTGCACGCCCTGGACCGACGTATCTTCAGCGAATTCTTCCGTACCTATGCCGCACAGGTGGCGGCCAAAGGAATGGGCGTCGCGCTGCCGCTCTCAGAAGCGGGTTTAGCCAGCGTCACGCTGGTGGATGAGCTGCTCGACCTCATTTCCAAAGGTCCGCTGCCGGCGCGGCTGCTGCATCTGGCGATTGCCGCTGATGTGCTGAGCAATACGGATGAAAACGTGCAGCAGGGTCTGCAAAAGCTTCGTCAGGCTGGCTGTCGCGTGGTGCTGACGCGGGTTGGACGCGATATGAACGTCTTCAGCCAGCTCAGCGCCAACACCGCTGATTATCTGCTGCTGGATGCAGACGTGGTGACCAACGTCCACGGCAATCTGATGGACGAGATGATGGTGACCATCATTCAGGGCCATGCCCAGCGTCTGGGCATAAAAACCATTGCCGGGCCATGCCATCAGTCGATCATGATGAATACGCTGTCGGGCATCGGCGTTGACTTTATCTACGGCGACACCATTGGGGAAGCGCAGCCGCTCGATCTACTGCTGAATACCAGCTATTTCGCCATCAACTGACGGCGACCAGCCGTCGGTGTACCAAATATGTAACAGCGCATACGAGCGCCACGGCTGCCAGCGCTCGGCGTAGCGACGGATCTGCGCGGGCGTCATACCGGCAAAGCGCTGTTTAATCAGATAATCATCCGGCAGGAAAACATCCTTCGCCTGCCAGCCGCGCAGGGCCAAATAATTCGCGGTCCAGCGCCCGATGCCGGGGCGCTGCTGTAGCGCCTTCATCCCGTCCTCAACGTTCGCGGGCGGGAACAGCGGGAATTCACCGTCCACCACCGACTGCGCCAGATGAATCAACGACTCCGCACGCTTGAGCGGCATCCCGAGGGCTTTCAACGCCAGCGGATCCACCGCGGCCAGTACCTCTGGCGGAGGAAAGCAGAGGTAGCCCGGCGCGTCCTGGATGGGTTCACCGCACAGCGCCACCACCCGTGACGCCAGTTTAGCCGCCATCGCCACGCTTACCAGTTGTCCGAGAATGGCGCGCACGCCCTGCTCGTAAGCATCCATTGCGCCGGGCAAACGTAACCCCGGCCGCGCCGCGCCGAGATCGCCGAGGGTCTGTGCAATGTGCTGCGGGTCGCAATCGAGGTCAAAAAGGCGGGCGATGCGGTCCAGGCAGATATCCGCCACCGGGATCAGGCCAGGGCTAAGCGACACCGCAAGCGTATGGGTTGCGCTGTCTGGCGTAACCCGGAAAACGCCCTGGTGCCCGGCATAGCCAAAACTGCGCTCGTAGTAATCCTTCGTAACGGTCTCAACCCCCGTGACCGCACGCGCGGCAAGAAAGCCAAACATCCACGACCAGTCGTAAGGCGGTTGCCAGTTCAGGGTGTACATTGTCTCTCCTTTTGTATTTACCTCAGCATAAACCGAAAGATCGCGTTGCGCCTTGCTTTCATATTCCTGTTGTCGCCTGGCAGACATTTCGCTAAAGTCTCGCCCCTTCTCACCGGCATGGGGATTTATTGTGTTTATTGGATTCGACTACGGCACCGCAAACTGCTCGGTTGCGATAATGCAAAACGGACAACCGCAGCTCCTGAAAATGGAAAACGGCAGTACGCTGTTGCCGTCAATGCTCTGTGCGCCGACGCGTGAAGCGGTGAGCGAGTGGCTGTTCCGCCATCATCAGGTTCCTGCTACCACAGCGGAAACCCAGGCGCTGCTGCGCCGTGCGGTCAGCTTTAACCGCGAGGAAGATATCGACGTTACCCCTTCCAGCGTGCAGTTCGGCCTCTCTTCCCTCGGGCAGTACATTGAAGATCCGGAAGAGGTCTACTTCGTTAAATCGCCGAAATCCTTCCTCGGCGCCAGCGGCCTGAAGCCACAGCAAGTGGCGATGTTTGAAGATCTGGTCTGCGCGATGATGCTGCACATCCGCAATCAGGCGCAGTCCCAGGTGCCGGATGCCATCACCCAGGCGGTGATTGGCCGTCCGATCAACTTCCAGGGGCTGGGCGGCGACGAAGCCAACCAGCAGGCGCAGGGGATCCTTGAGCGTGCAGCGCACCGGGCTGGCTTCCGTGACGTGGTATTCCAGTATGAGCCGGTTGCAGCGGGGCTGGATTTTGAAGCCACGCTGACAGAAGAACAACGGGTGCTGGTAGTGGACATCGGCGGCGGTACGACGGACTGCTCATTACTGCTGATGGGTCCGAAGTGGCATCACCGTCGCGATCGTGAAAACAGTCTGCTGGGGCACAGCGGCTGCCGAGTGGGCGGTAACGATCTGGATATTGCCCTGGCATTCAAGAGCCTGATGCCGCTGCTCGGCATGGGCGGTCAAACCGAGAAAGGCATCGCCCTGCCGATCCTGCCGTGGTGGAACGCGATTGCCATCAACGACGTCCCTGCCCAGAGTGATTTTTACAGCACCGCGAATGGCCGTTTCCTCAACGATCTGGTGCGTGATGCACAGGATGCAGAGAAGGTCGCGCTGCTGTATAAGGTGTGGCGTCAGCGCCTGAGCTACCGCGTGGTGCGCACCGCCGAAGAGAGCAAAATCGCCCTTTCCGATCGTCCTGAGCATGCGGTTTCGCTGCCGTTTATCAGTGACGATCTGGCTACGGCTATCACCCAGGAAGGGCTGGAAATGGCGCTGACTCAGCCGCTTCAGCGTATTCTGGAGCAGGTGCAGCTGGCGCTTGAGAATGGCAAAGTGAAGCCGGACGTGATTTACCTGACCGGCGGTAGCGCCCGTTCGCCGCTGATCAAGAAAGCGCTGGCGGAACAGCTGCCGGGGATCCCGATTGCCGGCGGCGATGACTTTGGCTCCGTTACGGCAGGGCTGGCGCGCTGGGCGCAGGTGGTGTTTAGCTAATGGAGTTGTGCCGGGTGGCGGCTTCGCCTTACCCGGCCAACAAGATCCTCCAACCGTTGGCCGGGTAAGCGCAGCGCCACCCGGCGAAGGCGAAACCGCGGCACCACACTCAGACCATTCCTGACAGTCTTCCATATTTCCTCCATTTTTCCACTGTGTTACCTGACTAAACTAGTATCATTCCCCGAAAGAGTTTCAGGATGAGAACGTATAACGATGAAAGGCAGTAACAAATCCCGCTGGGCAATCGCCGCTGGTCTGATTGTGGTGGTCCTGGCCGCCGCCTGGTACTGGCACAGCCAGTCCGCGAACTCCACGGCACCTGCTGGCGCCAGTAGCCCCTCACAACGCCCAACGGGCGGCGGGCGCCACGGTATGCGCGGCGGTGCGCTGGCACCGGTGCAGGCGGCAACGGCGGTGAATAAAGCGGTGCCTCGTTATCTCTCCGGGCTGGGAACCATCACTGCCGCCAACACCGTGACGGTACGTAGCCGCGTAGACGGTCAGCTGATGGCCATCCACTTCCAGGAAGGTCAACAGGTGAAAGCGGGCGATCTGCTGGCGGAAATCGATCCAAGCCAGTTTAAGGTGGCCCTGGCGCAGGCGCAGGGGCAACTCGCGAAAGACAAAGCCACCCTCGCCAATGCCCGCCGCGATTTAGCCCGCTATCAGCAGTTGGTAAAAACCAACCTCGTGTCGCGCCAGGAGCTGGATACCCAGCAATCTCTGGTCAGTGAATCTCAGGGCACCATCAAGGCCGACGAAGCCGCGGTCGCCAGCGCCCAGCTCCAGCTCGACTGGAGCCGGATCACCGCGCCGATTGACGGCCGCGTGGGCCTGAAACAGGTTGATATCGGGAACCAAATCTCCAGCGGCGATACCACGGGCATCGTGGTGATCACCCAGACGCACCCTATCGATCTCGTCTTTACCCTGCCGGAAAGCGACATTGCGACGGTGATACAGGCGCAGAAGGCCGGAAAATCGCTGGTAGTTGAAGCCTGGGATCGCACCAACAAGCAGAAGCTGAGCGAAGGTTCGCTGTTGAGCCTGGATAACCAGATCGACACCACCACCGGCACCATCAAGTTAAAAGCACGCTTCAACAATCAGGACGATGCCCTGTTCCCGAATCAGTTCGTCAATGCGCGAATGCTGGTCGCGACCGAAGAAAACGCCGTGGTGATCCCGACGGCGGCCCTGCAAATGGGCAGTGAAGGCAACTTTGTCTGGGTGCTGAACAGCGAAAACAAGGTCAGCAAACACCTGGTGAAAACCGGGATCCAGGACAGTCAGACGGTGGTGATCAGCGCCGGGCTGTCCGCAGGCGACCGCGTCGTAACCGACGGTATTGACCGGCTGACCGAAGGGGCGCAGGTCGAGGTGGTGGAAGCGCAGAATACAGGAGCAAAAGCCTGATGCAGGTGATGCCGCCGAGCTCTACAGGTGGGCCATCACGCCTGTTTATCTTACGTCCAGTTGCGACGACCCTGTTGATGGTGGCGATCCTGCTGGCCGGGATCATTGGCTACCGTTTTCTGCCCGTGTCGGCGCTGCCGGAAGTGGACTACCCGACTATTCAGGTTGTCACCCTCTATCCGGGCGCCAGTCCGGATGTGGTGACGTCCGCCATCACCGCCCCGCTGGAGCGTCAGTTTGGCCAGATGTCTGGCCTGAAGCAGATGTCCTCCCAGAGCTCGGGCGGTGCCTCGGTCGTCACGCTTCAGTTCCAGCTC
It encodes:
- the asmA gene encoding outer membrane assembly protein AsmA, encoding MRRVLTTLMILLVVLVAGLSALVLLVNPNDFRAYMVRQVEARSGYELKLDGPLRWHVWPQLSILSGRMSLTAPGAAQPLVTADNMRLDVALIPLLSHQLQVEQVMLKGAVIQLTPQTEAVRQADAPVAPRENTLPDVPSDTGWSFDIGNLKVADSVLVFQHEDDEQITVRNINLRMEQDANHHATMEFSGRINRNQRDLNLSMNANVNASDYPHQLTADVQQLNWQLTGADLPAKGIAGQGTMQAVWHEERKQLELNALNLQANDSSLKGQASVTLDEKPKWVLDLQFDKLNLENLLPLQPVNATDEGATQVGQSQATQSRPVISSNLDLPDYNGLRGFTADILLKANSVRWRGIDFTDVSSQMFNHNGLLVISELSGKMGAGNLSLPGTLDVRKDVASAAFQPRLENVEIGTILKAFNYPIALTGQLSLAGDFSGTKIDADAFRRSWQGQAHVELKDTRMEGLNFQQLVQQAVERSSSVKANENYDSATRLDSFTSELALDNGQLSLDDMQGTSSLLALTGTGALDLVKETADTRFNVRVKAGWEGEGQLVEFLKETPIPLRVYGKWQALNYSLQVDQILRKHLQDEAKRRLNDWADRNKESQSGKDVKKLLDKL
- the dcd gene encoding dCTP deaminase, with protein sequence MRLCDRDIEAWLDEGRLSITPRPPVERINGVTVDVRLGNKFRTFSGHTAPFIDLSGPKDEVSAALDRVMSDEIVIDEGEAFYLHPGELALAVTFESVTLPADLVGWLDGRSSLARLGLMVHVTAHRIDPGWSGRIVLEFFNAGKLPLALRPGMMIGALSFEPLTGPADRPYNRRQDAKYRDQQGAVASRIDKD
- the udk gene encoding uridine kinase, whose amino-acid sequence is MTDKSHQCVIIGIAGASASGKSLIASTLYRELREQVGDEHIGVIPEDSYYKDQSHLSMEERVKTNYDHPSAMDHSLLFQHLEALKRGEAIELPVYSYVEHTRTQETIRIEPKKVIILEGILLLTDARLRESMNFSIFVDTPLDICLMRRIKRDVNERGRSMDSVMAQYQKTVRPMFLQFIEPSKQYADIIVPRGGKNRIAIDILKAKISQFFE
- a CDS encoding diguanylate cyclase; its protein translation is MNKQYQRVLVTTPHPLLRLVCLGLVTFIFTLFSLELTRFGTLLAPLWFPTSIMMVAFYRHAGKMWPGIALACSFGNIFASWMLFSWASLNITYTAINIIEATVGALLLRKLLPWYNPLQNLNDWVRLALGSALVPPLVGGVLVHFLVPSAEPLRNFLVWVLSEAIGALALVPLGLLFKPHYLLRHRNPKLLLETLVTLVVTLVLCWTAITWLPWPFTCIIVLLMWSAVRLPRMEAFLIFLFTIMMVSLMMARNPLSMTPSSMIVTFNAPWLPFLMMLLPANIMTMVMYAFRAERKHITESEERFRNAMEYSAIGMALVGIEGQWLQANKALCNFLGYSQSELQSLTFQQLTWPEDLNTDLEQLGQLINGEINSYSLEKRYYTRSGEVVWALLAVSVVRHADGTPLYFIAQIEDINDLKQTEWVNKRLMERITLANEAGGIGIWEWDLEPDVISWDKRMFELYEIPPHIKPTWQLWHAAMVPEDRTHAEQVLRESLQARVPFKLEFRIRVKDGIRHIRSLANRVLNKQGEVERLLGINMDMTEVKQLNEALFQEKERLHITLDSIGEAVLCTDIDMNITFMNPVAEKMSGWSQSEALGQPVLKVLHITFGENGPLMENIHSGDMSRTDIEQDVVLNCRNGGSFDIHYSITPLSTLEGNTIGSVLVIQDVTESRKMLRQLSYSASHDALTHLANRVSFENHLKRLLQTVQETHQHHALVFIDLDRFKAVNDTAGHAAGDALLRELSSLMLTMLRSSDVLARLGGDEFGLLLPDCNVESARYIAGRLIDAINNYHFSWEGRLHRIGASAGITLIDDTNYQAAEVMSQADIACYASKNSGRGVVTVYEPQQERIHSTRSMMSLDEQWHMIKDNHLLMIARSVASPRIPESSSFWLISLRLWTSQGEVLEEHAFRAGLAEPELLHALDRRIFSEFFRTYAAQVAAKGMGVALPLSEAGLASVTLVDELLDLISKGPLPARLLHLAIAADVLSNTDENVQQGLQKLRQAGCRVVLTRVGRDMNVFSQLSANTADYLLLDADVVTNVHGNLMDEMMVTIIQGHAQRLGIKTIAGPCHQSIMMNTLSGIGVDFIYGDTIGEAQPLDLLLNTSYFAIN
- the alkA gene encoding DNA-3-methyladenine glycosylase 2 → MYTLNWQPPYDWSWMFGFLAARAVTGVETVTKDYYERSFGYAGHQGVFRVTPDSATHTLAVSLSPGLIPVADICLDRIARLFDLDCDPQHIAQTLGDLGAARPGLRLPGAMDAYEQGVRAILGQLVSVAMAAKLASRVVALCGEPIQDAPGYLCFPPPEVLAAVDPLALKALGMPLKRAESLIHLAQSVVDGEFPLFPPANVEDGMKALQQRPGIGRWTANYLALRGWQAKDVFLPDDYLIKQRFAGMTPAQIRRYAERWQPWRSYALLHIWYTDGWSPSVDGEIAGIQQ
- the yegD gene encoding molecular chaperone; protein product: MFIGFDYGTANCSVAIMQNGQPQLLKMENGSTLLPSMLCAPTREAVSEWLFRHHQVPATTAETQALLRRAVSFNREEDIDVTPSSVQFGLSSLGQYIEDPEEVYFVKSPKSFLGASGLKPQQVAMFEDLVCAMMLHIRNQAQSQVPDAITQAVIGRPINFQGLGGDEANQQAQGILERAAHRAGFRDVVFQYEPVAAGLDFEATLTEEQRVLVVDIGGGTTDCSLLLMGPKWHHRRDRENSLLGHSGCRVGGNDLDIALAFKSLMPLLGMGGQTEKGIALPILPWWNAIAINDVPAQSDFYSTANGRFLNDLVRDAQDAEKVALLYKVWRQRLSYRVVRTAEESKIALSDRPEHAVSLPFISDDLATAITQEGLEMALTQPLQRILEQVQLALENGKVKPDVIYLTGGSARSPLIKKALAEQLPGIPIAGGDDFGSVTAGLARWAQVVFS
- a CDS encoding MdtA/MuxA family multidrug efflux RND transporter periplasmic adaptor subunit, with product MKGSNKSRWAIAAGLIVVVLAAAWYWHSQSANSTAPAGASSPSQRPTGGGRHGMRGGALAPVQAATAVNKAVPRYLSGLGTITAANTVTVRSRVDGQLMAIHFQEGQQVKAGDLLAEIDPSQFKVALAQAQGQLAKDKATLANARRDLARYQQLVKTNLVSRQELDTQQSLVSESQGTIKADEAAVASAQLQLDWSRITAPIDGRVGLKQVDIGNQISSGDTTGIVVITQTHPIDLVFTLPESDIATVIQAQKAGKSLVVEAWDRTNKQKLSEGSLLSLDNQIDTTTGTIKLKARFNNQDDALFPNQFVNARMLVATEENAVVIPTAALQMGSEGNFVWVLNSENKVSKHLVKTGIQDSQTVVISAGLSAGDRVVTDGIDRLTEGAQVEVVEAQNTGAKA